A segment of the Echinicola strongylocentroti genome:
AAAGGAGATCGTATCCAAGGTATCGTCAATGAAAAAACACAGGTAACCGATGTGAGGGCTGCGACCATCGTGGATTTTGTGTATTGTATTCTGCTGTTCTACTTTAAGATGCACAGTAAAATGCCGATGAGTACCACTTGGGTGTTTATTGGACTTTTAGGAGGACGGGAAATCGCCATTGCATTGGCCAAGTCAAAAAAATTGAAGAAGAGGAAAGCTAGGCTGGTACGCGCTTATTTGTTGGCAAGAAATGATGTGTTTAAAGCGGCCATCGGATTGATTGTCTCCTTGATACTGGCACTTATTATTAATGAAGGTGTCAGGGAAGAAGTTTTCAATTTGATCTTTTAAGAATTATAGAAGCGGCGGAAGCCGCTTTTTTTTTGCCTCATTATTAAAACCTTGCGTCCTGAAATAGCTTGGGGCTTTGTCTGTCGCTAAATTTACCTTAACTTCATTTGCCAAAATCACCTGGTATGGAATTGTATACACCTGAATATTTTATGAATGAGGCCTTGAAGCAGGCAAAAACGGCTTTTGAGGAAGGTGAAATTCCAGTAGGAGCAGTGATGGTCTGTAGAAATAGGGTAATAGCAAGGGCTTATAACCAAACGGAGAAGCTTACTGATGTTACTGCCCATGCTGAAATCTTGGCGATCACCTCAGCCTCAGATTCCCTTGGGGCAAAATACCTCACAGAGTGTGAATTATATGTCACATTGGAGCCATGCGTGATGTGTGCAGGAGCCAGTTTTTGGGCACAGCTAGGTGGTATTCATTTTGCAGCCTCTGATCCTAAGAGGGGGTATGGCAGGATGAACGAAAACCTATTGCACCCCAAGACCAAGGTAAGTCGGGGCTTGATGGAGACGGAGGCGAAAGAGTTATTGGATGCCTTTTTTCGAAAATTGAGAAAGTAGGATTTTCAGACATATTATAGAACTCTTTTGACGTTATCTTGGTTGAAAAGATAAGTGATTTTAGAAGTAAGGAATTATTTTAATGTTTAACCATAAAATTTTATAAACAATGGCTTTTGAATTACCAAAACTACCGTATGACTACAATGCATTGGAACCAAATATCGATGCTAAGACAATGGAAATCCACTATGGAAAACACCACAATGGTTATGTAACTAAATTGAACGATGCTGTTGCGGGAACTGACTTGGAAGGTAAAAGCCTTGAGGAATTGATGAAAGTAGCCGGTTCTAACGGAGCGGTAAGAAATAACGGTGGAGGACACTTTAACCACTCTCTTTTCTGGACCATCCTATCTCCAAATGGTGGAGGTCAGCCTTCAGGAGATTTAGCTTCTGATATCGACGCCAAGTTTGGGTCTTTTGATGCATTCAAAGAAGAATTTAACAAAGCCGCTGCTACCAGATTCGGTTCAGGTTGGGCTTGGTTGTGTGTAGATAAGAACAAAGAGCTATGTG
Coding sequences within it:
- a CDS encoding nucleoside deaminase; translation: MELYTPEYFMNEALKQAKTAFEEGEIPVGAVMVCRNRVIARAYNQTEKLTDVTAHAEILAITSASDSLGAKYLTECELYVTLEPCVMCAGASFWAQLGGIHFAASDPKRGYGRMNENLLHPKTKVSRGLMETEAKELLDAFFRKLRK
- a CDS encoding superoxide dismutase → MAFELPKLPYDYNALEPNIDAKTMEIHYGKHHNGYVTKLNDAVAGTDLEGKSLEELMKVAGSNGAVRNNGGGHFNHSLFWTILSPNGGGQPSGDLASDIDAKFGSFDAFKEEFNKAAATRFGSGWAWLCVDKNKELCVCSSPNQDNPLMDIAECPGTPILGLDVWEHAYYLNYQNRRPDYISAFWNVVNWEEVSKRYAAAK